A region from the Rhodamnia argentea isolate NSW1041297 chromosome 7, ASM2092103v1, whole genome shotgun sequence genome encodes:
- the LOC115737631 gene encoding rhodanese-like domain-containing protein 9, chloroplastic isoform X1: MAGTCSILSFKSNFRTSWLVFDTHRGGNLSGKPFKRKHLAVRAEVNFVNAEEAKNLTAAEGYAILDVRDKTQFERAHIKSCYHVPLFIENQDNDFGTIIKRQVHNNFAGLLFGLPFTKLNPEFVQSVKSQFSPQSKILLVCQEGLRSAVAANKLEQAGYENIACITSGLQSVKPGTFDSVGSTELQNAGKAGLVTIQGKISAVLGTVLICAFLFITFFPDQAEKLFQLAPAS; the protein is encoded by the exons ATGGCAGGGACATGTTCAATTCTCTCTTTCAAAAG CAACTTTCGGACATCTTGGTTGGTCTTTGACACTCACCGTGGAGGGAATTTGTCGGGAAAACCATTCAAGAGGAAACATTTGGCGGTCAGAGCAGAAGTGAACTTCGTGAATGCGGAAGAGGCGAAGAATCTTACAGCTGCAGAGGGATACGCAATTCTGGACGTGAGGGACAAAACTCAATTTGAGCGAGCACATATAAAATCCTGTTATCATGTGCCTCTGTTTATAGAAAACCAAGACAACGACTTTG GCACAATTATAAAGAGACAAGTGCACAACAATTTTGCAGGATTGTTATTTGGTTTGCCATTCACCAAACTAAATCCTGAATTTGTGCAATCTGTCAAAAGCCAGTTTTCACCGCAAAGTAAGATCTTGCTGGTTTGTCAGGAAGGTTTGAG GTCTGCTGTGGCTGCTAATAAACTTGAACAAGCTGGTTACGAAAACATCGCATGCATAACATCTGGGCTTCAATCAGTAAAGCCAG GGACGTTCGATTCGGTAGGATCCACAGAGCTGCAAAATGCAGGAAAAGCAGGTCTGGTCACAATTCAAGGCAAGATCTCTGCAGTTCTTGGAACTGTGCTAATCT GTGCATTTCTTTTCATAACCTTCTTCCCGGACCAAGCAGAGAAGCTCTTCCAGTTGGCCCCTGCAAGCTAG
- the LOC115737631 gene encoding rhodanese-like domain-containing protein 9, chloroplastic isoform X2 has protein sequence MAGTCSILSFKSNFRTSWLVFDTHRGGNLSGKPFKRKHLAVRAEVNFVNAEEAKNLTAAEGYAILDVRDKTQFERAHIKSCYHVPLFIENQDNDFGTIIKRQVHNNFAGLLFGLPFTKLNPEFVQSVKSQFSPQSKILLVCQEGLRSAVAANKLEQAGYENIACITSGLQSVKPGTFDSVGSTELQNAGKAGLVTIQGAFLFITFFPDQAEKLFQLAPAS, from the exons ATGGCAGGGACATGTTCAATTCTCTCTTTCAAAAG CAACTTTCGGACATCTTGGTTGGTCTTTGACACTCACCGTGGAGGGAATTTGTCGGGAAAACCATTCAAGAGGAAACATTTGGCGGTCAGAGCAGAAGTGAACTTCGTGAATGCGGAAGAGGCGAAGAATCTTACAGCTGCAGAGGGATACGCAATTCTGGACGTGAGGGACAAAACTCAATTTGAGCGAGCACATATAAAATCCTGTTATCATGTGCCTCTGTTTATAGAAAACCAAGACAACGACTTTG GCACAATTATAAAGAGACAAGTGCACAACAATTTTGCAGGATTGTTATTTGGTTTGCCATTCACCAAACTAAATCCTGAATTTGTGCAATCTGTCAAAAGCCAGTTTTCACCGCAAAGTAAGATCTTGCTGGTTTGTCAGGAAGGTTTGAG GTCTGCTGTGGCTGCTAATAAACTTGAACAAGCTGGTTACGAAAACATCGCATGCATAACATCTGGGCTTCAATCAGTAAAGCCAG GGACGTTCGATTCGGTAGGATCCACAGAGCTGCAAAATGCAGGAAAAGCAGGTCTGGTCACAATTCAAG GTGCATTTCTTTTCATAACCTTCTTCCCGGACCAAGCAGAGAAGCTCTTCCAGTTGGCCCCTGCAAGCTAG